The stretch of DNA TTGGTAGAGCCAGCATGAAGCTGAAAGTCGTAAGTCGAGGGCGGAAAGCAGCAACAGACCAAACAAACCCCTAGTCATTTCCAATCCCATCGGGATTCAATATTGGTAGAGCCAGCATGAAGCTGAAAGTCGTAAGTCGAGGGCGGAAAGCAGCAACAGACCAAGCAAACCCCTAGCCATTTCCAATCCCATCGGGATTCAATATTGGTAGAGCCAGCATGAAGCTGAAAGTCGTAAGTCGTAAGTCAGAAAGCAGCAACAGACCAATCAAACCCCTAGCCAATTCCAATCCCATCGGGATTCAATATTGGTAGAGCCAGCATGAAGCTGAAAGTCGTAAGTCGAGGTCAGAAAGCAGCAACAGACCAATCAAACCCCTAGCCATTTCCATTCCCATCGGGATTCAATATTGGTAGAGCCAGCATGAAGGGGAGAAGTCGGGATGTCGATAAGTCGGAAGTTTTTAGGTGGGGAAGTGGCTCAGGGAACAAGTTTCTGATTTTTTTTCGCAATCCTCCCGGGGAAAGGTCCGCCTAGCTGCAGGCTTATTTTTTGCTCAACTCTCTAACCTTATTTTGTACAAATTCTGCCCGTGATTTGCCATTAATGTTTAAACCTCTGGATCTACAATATTTCACCAGTTCTGATGGTTTCACATAGATATCTATTGGAGTTAGCCCTTGATTTTTTAACTTAGACTTTACTTCCTCCTTGTTCTTTTTCCATTCCTTCCAAGTCTTATCAAGACCATCTCAATCTAATGCAACTCCTTATTCTACGTATACCTGTCGAACCACCAGGGCATAGTAATCATCTTCTAAGGCCAAATAACCTTGATCGTAGCAGAAACAATAGGTATTACCGGATTGTGTTCGGTACTGATTGGTAAAATAACTAAATTTGAAGCCTCTTTCCAGCAATTGGTCCTTACGTACTTTGGCCTTCCCTGCTGGATTTAGTTCGGCAAGTATGCGTCGGTTTTTGCGTAAAATATTGTTGATATTTCGTACAAAATTGGTTCCATCACTATTGAGGCGATTATTGTAGCTGCTTCTACATTGAGGAGAGCAGAATTTTTTGTCGGCACGGCCTATAAAATCATCGCCGCACTCCAGGCATTTACTTCGCATATCAGAGCGTTGAATTGAGCTGCTATTGGATCGAGACCTAGTGCTGCCGGCACTAAATACCGAGATATAAAATGGTCTCTTTTGTCGCCATACTGCGTTGCTCGTTGCTCACATAGGCCCACTATTATCGCGCCTCGTGCCTTGTCTGGCAACAAAATAGCCTCATTTTATTTATCCCCTTACTTAGCTCCGGCAGCACTAGTATCCTATAAAGTTAAGATTTTAGGGGCAAAAATGCAAGGAGAATGTACAAGTACTTCCGATTTTGTCTTAGACGGATGCCCGTAATCCAACATTAAGTAAATGAGCACAATTATATTACCGCATACTAGGAATGGGAGGTATCTTTCACCACATCTTCTTGGCACCAGCGATAAAGAATCTGGTTGACCATTTCCTCATATTTATCTAAGGCTGAAGGCTTCAGGTAATGTTCAGTCGCACCATGGGCGATGCACTTTAAATAAAAACTTTGCCCTGGGAGGCTTGAAATCGTAATTACGGGCATATCCTTGAGCTGCGGTTGGGATTTTAAATGGCCTAGGATCTCAAAACCATCCAGCCCAGGCAAATGCATATCTAGTAGGATAAACGCAATATTCTCCAAAACCTTGGATTTAGTGTATTCGATTAACGATTTCCCTTCCAGAAAATGAATGAGTTCAACATTAAACGGAGATTCACTCATACAGAATTTAAATAATTCTACATCTGCACGATTATCTTCAGCAATGATGATCTTTTTTGCTGGTTTCATAAAAAATAGTTTACATAAGACAAGGCAAGCACATTCATACTACAATATAAACTGCTCTTGTCCAACTTAGGGGGTTAACAATAATAAATCGTGTTTTGGGACCGGTTATTTTTCTGTGCGGAGAATTATTTAGCAATCGCATTCTTATGGGAGTATACTCAAATACGCCGGTTTTGATTCAAAAGAAGAGGACATTTTAAAAAAATGTTGATATGAAATCTATCCTATTTTTCTATTGGCCAGCATCCAATTCCCTTTTAATGGTAGGGCATAGGCAGCTGGGAAGACGGAGAGGAATTGTTCTTTATGAAATTTTTCGGTGGACTGGGTATCGTGCTGGGTGGCTGCCAGGCGATTGTACAACAAAAGGCCATTGGGTGTGAGGCGATCTTTGAGCTGTTGCAAGAAGTGCTGTTGTTCAAAGATTTCCGGCACCGTATCATCGAGAAACACATCCATACAAATGAGATCGAACTGTTCGCGAGATTGGGCCACAAAAGCGCGAGCATCGGCGCAGACAATATCCAAGGGAGCCTGGATAGCTGGCAAGCCATAAGTAGATGCCAAACCTATAACCGCTTCATCTATTTCAACTGCTGTGCAATGAAAGGTGGTCCCCAGGTGTTGCTCCAATAACAAGGGGATGCTCCCCAGCCCGAGCCCTAAAACCAAGACCTTATCCACCGGCCAATTTTCCCAATCTATTTTTTTAAATGTGTCGCCAAAGTTGTCGTAGAGATCAGCAAAAGAATATACGGCATGCGCGGTACTCAGCTGATAACGGCCTTTTTTGAGGCTCACATAAAGGTGGGGGTTATACTCACTAGAGCTGCTTTCGATATGCCATTCAAATAGGTAACTCGACCATCTTTTCCAGAGGGGTTCTTGGTTCATCACTTTGGTTTTGGGTACATCAGGCTTCCCATTTTCGGAATTTATGGGTATCCTCAAAAATCCGGAGCATAATAATGCGGTCTTCTACTCCGAAATCCTTTTCCCGTCGCGCCATTACTCTCTCCATCATTTCAAAAGCCTTTTCAGGGCGATAGGTTTGAAAACCTTTGAAGCCGCCCCATGAAAAAGAAGGAATAAAATTGCGTGGAAAGTCACTTCCAAAGATATTAGAAGAAACACCGACTACTGTCCCTGTATTCAACATGGTATTGATACCCGTCTTGGAATGATCCCCCATGACCAGACCACAAAATTGCATCCCCGTTTTCACAAAACTTTCTGCGGCATAATCCCACATTTTCACCTCTTCGTAATTATTTTTCAAGTTGGAATTATTCGTATCCGCCCCAAGGTTACACCATTCGCCAATGACGGCATCTCCGAGGAACCCCTCGTGTGCCTTGCTACTATAGCCCTGCATGATGACGTTTTTGACTTCTCCCCCGACCTTGCAATGAGGGCCAAGGGTAGTGGCACCATATATTTTGGCGCCCATTTTAATGATACTATTTTCGCCTACACAAAGCGGGCCACGAATCATTACTCCTTCCATTATTTCTGCCTGTTTGCCAATATATACAGGCCCGGTGGTCGCATTGATGGTCGCAAATTCCACGGAAGCACCTTCCTCCAGGAAGATATTTTCAGCCCCTAAGACATTATTGGTTGCACTAAGCGGCGCAGAAGTTCTGCCTTTAGTCAGCAATTCAAAATCGGAAACGAGGGCTGGCTCATTGATGCTAAACAAATCCCAAAGGTGGTCTATTTTCAAGTATTCGGTGTTCTCCAGATCAAAGCCTTTTAACTCGCCAAAATCCTCATCGTGAATCAATTGTTCCAGTTGCTCTCCATTCAATTTGGCTGCAATGAGTTCTTCTCCTTTCAGAAAAGCCTCATTGAAATCCATTTGCTGGATCAATTTCACCAACTGTGGAGAAGGCAATACACTTCCATTGATCAAAATATTTTCATCACCATAGTCAATAGGAAATTTGCCTGCCAGGTAATCCTGGGTAATATAAGCAACCGTCCCTTTTAACCAATGCTGCCATTTCTCGCGGATAGAAAGGATGCCGACTCGCAATTCACAAACGGGTCGGGTATAGGTTAAGGGAAGGAAATGATCTCGATTTTCGTTATCGAATAAAATAAGATGGGCCATAATGATTTGGATCAAGGGGATGTATAAAAGAAAGAAAAATAAGCCAAATTAAAAAAAGTCCCGCCCGGATATGACCGAAGGGGACTTTTTAACCTTTTGAAAAAAAGGTTTATTTAGGATGGAGCATCGCTCTTCGAAAATTTGTTGAATTTGGCAAATTTCTTATTGAATTTATCAATACGTCCCGCAGTATCAACAAATTTCATTTTGCCAGTATAAAAAGGATGAGAATAACTGGAAATCTCCAATTTCACCAATGGATACTCTTTACCATCTTCCCAAACAATTTTGTCTGAGGTAGGTGCGCAAGAGCGGGTTAAAAAGGTATCATCAGATGAAAAATCCTTAAAAACCACTAATCTGTAATTGCTAGGATGCGTATCTTTTTTCATAATTCTTTTTTTTCAAGACCGCAAAGATACGCTTTTTAGAAAAAACCTCAAACATTTGCGTCTTTTTTACATAAATTTCTAGTGGCCCTGTGGTCAAACCGCAGCCAAACTGGCGTTTTCACAGGCCAAAGCCAATCACCTGGTTCTGTGACAATTTTTGTGGTTTTGAGTCAAAGGAGAACAAAAGATACCGTTTACTACGGTCAATTTAGCTTTTCACGTTCCCTCGACTACAAAATTGTCAGGGAAGGAACCATCTTTTAGTTTTTTTTTCACCTTTACACAACATTCGAACTAAAATTCTGTTTATTGACAAAATAATGCATAGATTTGCAATTATATTTTATTTACGTCGTTTATTTTTCACTATTGTTCTAAATTATTATTTTTCCCTTTAGTGAATTTAAACAATAAAACGCTTCTTAAATTTATAAAAACAAGTTAAAATGATGAACTATTTGTCAAATCCCAAATCTCTTTTTGGCGTATGGTTGGCGCTAGGTTTAGCACTAGGACTTTATTTTGGTTTCCTTGTAGGTAGCATGACTATTGGTTTACCGATGGGTTTGTGTTTAAGTTTTTTATTGGGTAAGGTTTCCTACCGTATTTCTAAAGGAATTTTAAAGTTCAAGGGCTAATTTTTTTGGGACGCGGAGTTATTGGAGGGAAAGAGGTAGTGGAGGTTTATGGTCGCGTGGATGGGCATAGCGGGTTATAGTTTGTAAGTTACTTGGAAGTGGCTGGGGGTAGGTTGTAAGTCGCGTGGATATGGCTTGTGAGAGGAGTCAGTTGGCGAGGGAGTTTGAAATTGTCATTGCCATTGAAATTGAAATTGTCATTGCCATTGAAATTGTCATTGCCATTGCCATTGAAATTGTCATTGCCATTGCCATTGAATTTGCCATTGCCATTCCCATTGCCATTGAATTTGATATTGTCATTGAATTTGAAATTGCCATTGTCATTGTAAACTAGCGACTGTTGTGGCTTTTTTGAACCATATAAGGAATATAAGATCATATAAGGTGGGGCTTGGCCTCTCCTTCTTTCATAAAAAACCCGATCTTTACCAAATGTCAAATATTCCCTTAGGTTTAAAAAGAACAGCGGCCATGGTTGTGCTAAGGCATGAACAGGCTTTTTTATTGCTCGAAAGGGCCAAGCCACCACACCAGGGAAAATTCGTCCCTGTAGGTGGCAAGCTCGAGCCTTTTGAAGATCCTTATAGCGCTGCAATTCGCGAAACAAAGGAAGAAACCGGCATTTCCCTTTCCTCTCTCCAATATGCTGGTGTATTGATAGAAAGTTCTCCCACAGCCTACAATTGGCAATGCAATATTTACCTGGCAGATATCCCCTACCAAACGCCACCACCATGCGATGAAGGCATTCTCCACTGGGTGAATTACGACCAAATCCCCTTCATTGATACGCCTCCTACAGATTGGCTAATCTACCAATACCTCATGCGTGGACAGGTCTTCGCATTTAATGCCATTTACGATGAAAACCTGGTCCTGATTCGAATGGTAGATGAAATTGAGGGAAAAGCATTGAACTTTAGCTGATTTAACCTTGTTCTAATTAATAGGCTTGATAGACAAAATGTCTTTTTGTTTATTTTTTACCTTATCTGTCAAAAAACATTTAAATCTCCTCGATTACTTCTTTTCATAAGTAGGTTGTTTTTACTTTTCTTAATTTATTAAAATACCTTATCCATGGAGAGGACCATTAAAATTCGTGTGGTTAGAGAGACCAATTCAAACGTAACTGTACATTTTATCAGCCTTAATCGAAAAATGCCCATTCCCAAAAAAGATTTTGAAAAAAGAGTGGCCAATGGGGTTTATGAGGTCATCGGTGAAAATAGAGATTAGTTCCAATCAATCTTAAGATAGCGTGAGGTTTGCGATGAAGGAGTCCGCCATTAGCAGATTCGGCGTTAAAAAACAGTCTGAAACGAAGAGCCCGCACAAAAAACTGTTTGAGCTTCGAAGCAACCAGACTCAGCTGTAAATAATTGACAATCAACCATTTTTAAGTGATCACCTAAACCCAATGGCGAGTTTCTTTTTGTGCAACGTAGTGGAAGACTGTTTTAGCCGACTTCGTCTGCCGAAGGACAATCTAAGGAGACTCCGTCGTCCGAAGGCCGAAGATGCGTCAGGCGGCGGTTTTGGCTCCACCTTTTTCCGCGAAAAGGTGGAAAAGCAAACTTTACAGCCAAGCATCCTGGTAAAACCCTGTAACCCAAGCCTATAAAAGACCACAAGTACACAAACCTGACGTTAAGATAGCATTGTGTATTAATTTTATTCATATTTTAGCTGCGGTTTATTAATGGGTAAAACACCCAAATGGTGGTCGTGCCCCCGCCCGTTTAGCAGAAATAGAGACAATGCATGAATGTATCTTTTACATGGAGTGCGAGCTCCTACTCGCCCCCAATAGTATAAATTCGGAAAATCCTTAACTGGACCGAACATTCTCATCAAAAAGGTAGTTCAAATAGCAAATACAACATCTTAATCATATGCAAGTTCCATAATCGCTCAGCCTTTTCCTTCCTTTATTAATCTAATCTTAAACCTACCTAATATGTTAGTCAAAAAAGAAACGTTTCGCAAACTTGCTGCGATCCGAACCAACCCCTGCGTCTCCATTTTTATTCCTACTCATCGTGCCGGATTTAATAATAAGCAAATAGATTATTTACGACTTAAAAATGCCATTAGTGAAGCCAAGACTAAACTAGAAGCACAACAAGTAGCGCTAAATGATATTAAACATATATTGCAACCAGCGTATGATCGATTAGAAGATGATCATTTCTATCAACAATTATCAGATGGACTAGCCTTTTTCCTAAGCAAGGAAATGGCTTATCATTATGAATTGCCAATTGATTTCCATTCAAGGGTACACGTTGGCGGTTCCTTTTACCTCCGTCCACTCTTGCCGCTGTTTACAGGCGATGGTCGTTTTTTCATATTGGCGCTTAGCCAAAATGATGTCCGTTTTTTCGAGGCTACGCGCTATAGTATTACTACCGTTATTATTGAAGACCTCGTTCCTGCGAATATAGCGGAAACACAATTGGCAAATGAAGGGGAAGCATCTCTGCAATTCCATTCTGGAGCTTCTGGTGATCATGCGCCCCTTTATCATGGCCAAGGAGGAGGAAAAGACGATAGAAAAGAGGATTTAAAGCACTTTTTCAAGGAGATAGATGATGGCCTAATGAAAATGCTACACGATGAAAAAGCGCCTTTATTGATCGCTGCGGTTGACTACCTGGTGCCATTATATAAAGAAACCAGCCGTTATCAACATATCGTTGCCCCTTTCCTCAAAGGTAACCCTGAGCACCTCTCAGCCTTTCAACTACACGAAAGGGCCTGGAAAATGATGGCTCCCTTTTTCAAGGAGCAGGAAAGTCTTGATTTTAATCAATTTAAAGATGACTTTTCGAAGCACAAAGCGAGTATATCTCCCTATGAGATTATCCCCGCTGCCGCCGAAGGTCGAATCAAATCGCTTTTCCTCAACAAAGCGGAAGCTTATCTGAAAGGCAAATACATCCCGGAAGAAAAAAAGGTACAAATCGATAAAAAGGAGCAAGAAGGCAACCATTGCTTACTTAATTATGCCGCCACTCAGACCTTCCTTCAAGGTGGGACGGTCTACCATGTCAGCGAAGACGAATTACCATTCCCGAGTGGCCTTATGAATGCCGTGTACCGCTATTAAAGCGGGCAAAGGCCAGTGAATAAATGATACTGATTTTTAATAAAAAAAAAAATACATGACTTACCTACAATTAAAAACTGACAAATTGCCCACGCTCGTGGCAGCATTAAATAGTCTATTAGCCAATTACACCGTGTACCACCAAAAATTGCTGCGATTCCACTGGAATGTCAGAGGCGAAAACTTTTTTGAATTACACGAGGTATTTGAAAAATTATACCAATCACCTGCCTTAAAAATTGATGCGATAGCCGAGCGTATCCAAACGCTCAAGTACCGTCCACTTTCCATGCTGCATCAATACCTTGAAAAGGCAACGATTAAAGAAAAAGATACCTTCCGCAACGATAGAGAAATGGTACAAGAGGTGTTAGAAGACCAAAGTATTTTGATAAAAAACCTCAAAGATGCCATTCAGGCCGCCAAAATGGCTGAAGATGACGCCACTATTTATTTATTGAGCTCCTTCTTACTCGAACTGGAAAAAAATAGCTGGATGTTATTCACCTGGTTGTCCAAACCGGTGTCTAGCAACTTAAATGAAGTGGTTGCCATGCAGTAAACTTTAGCTTAGACATCAGAAATTTACCCAGGAAGTACCTTGCAAAATTGCTGATGTCTAAACGAAATTTTCCTTAATTTTCCGCTATAGTAATGGTAAAACAATAACTTATTAATTTGATGCGGCCCTTTTTCCACCATACTGCGTTACTCGATCGGTCGCTTAGCTAGGCTAGGCTCCCTCTTCGTGCCTTGTCTGGTGAAAAAATGACTCCCCTGAAATTAACAACTTATTCTTTCACCATTACTAGTATTTTTTTTAGCATCGAAAGCTACTATGGAGATTATTGAGGTAAAAAATAAGCGCGATTGGAGCCTATTCCACCAGGTGCTTAACACGGTCTACCAACAAGTTCCAAATTATATTTATCCCTTACATAAACAGGTGGAGGAAACCTTTGATCCTGCTATCAATCAAGTGGCTGGAGAGGGAATTTCCAAGTGTTTTGTTTTGCTCGATGAACAGCAACGCCCATCTGGTCGGATTGCCGCCTTTATTGATCCTGGCAAAAATACACAGCAAGACCGACCCAAGGTTGGAGGGATTGGTTTTTTCGAATGTACCGATCATCCCGCAAATGCCCGTGCACTATTTGAACGGGCATTTGCCTATTTACAGCAGCACCAAATAGCTATAGTGGAAGGGCCAATTAATTTTGGAGAACGCGACCGTTATTGGGGTTTATTGGTGAAAGGGTTTGATCCCCCACTCTATCAGGAAAATTACCACCTGCCGTATTATCAACAGTTTTTCCTCGATGCTGGCTTTCAGCCTTTTGAACAAATCTTAACGTTTAAAGGACAATCAGCGGATATTCCCTTTGAACGTTTAAAAACCATTGCTGATCGCTTGAAATTGAGGTACCCGGTGGAAGTTAGGCCCTTAGACTTTAAAAAGACAGATGAGTTTGCAGCGGGTTTTGCTGCCGTATACAATGCTTCTTTCGAAAAGTTTGACCACTTCAAGCCTATTCAGCCGAATCAAATAAAAAAATTCATCGACCAGGCCAAAATAATTGTTGATCCCCAATTGGCTTGCATCGCTTATTATGACGGCGTTCCGGCCGGTTTCATTGCCCTTTATCCCGACATTAACCCTTTCTTAAAAAAGGCAAAAGGCAAATTAAGCTGGTTTCAGCTACCGCTCTTTTTATGGAGAAATCGTTTTGCCAAACAAAAAAATGCCAAGGGAATGGGTTTTGGTATTCACCCTGCCTACCAATCCAAAGGTATCTTTGCGCTACTCGTCGACTACCTCTGTACACCTCGGAATTTGCAGTTGTACCCCTGGATGTACCTGGCTCAAATCAGGACGCACAACCACGAGATCCGAAGCATATATGCCAAGCTGGGCGTACAGATTGACCGGGTGCATGTCACCTACCGAAAACCGTTGGAGGAAGGAATACTTATTGAACCTTTTGAGTTTATCAAAGTATAGTTTTTTAATCCAACATTACAGGTGACAGCCAGCGTTCGGCTTCCTCCTGGCTCATGCCTTTGCGTTTAGCATAATCCTCCACTTGTTCTGATGTTATTTGACCTAACCCAAAATATTTGGCCTCGGGGTGAGCAAAATACCAGCCACTAACCGAAGATGCCGGATACATGGCACAACTCTCGGTCAATTGCATGCCTATGTTTTTTTCTACCTCCAGCAGGGTCCACAGGGTGCGTTTTTCGGTGTGTTCAGGGCAGGCGGGGTAGCCCGGAGCCGGGCGGATGCCCTGGTATTTCTCGGAAATCAGGTCCTCATTGGTCAGGTTTTCGGCGGCGGCAAAGCCCCAGAGCTCCGTTCGCACCTTGTAGTGCATGTATTCGGCCGTCGCCTCAGCCAATCTATCGGCTAAAGACTTGAGCATAATAGATTGATAATCATCATGTTCGGTTTCGAATTTTTCTATCCATTTTTCAATACCGATACCCGCCGTCACGGCAAAGGCGCCGAGGTAGTCTTCGACGCCCGAGGACTTTGGAGCGATATAGTCCGCCAGGCTATGGTTGGGGCGCCCAGGCGCCTTTTGCTGTTGCTGCCGCAAATGATGTAGGACCGCCCTCACTTCGGTCCGTTCCTCATCGGCGTATAATTCAAAATCGTCATCGGTGCTGGCGTTGGCGGGGAATATGCCTACAACGGCACGGGCTTCAAGCCATTTTTCGTCGATGATACGCCGAAGCATACTACGTGCATCATTGTATAGCTTTTGCGCTTCTGTGCCTACAATTTCATCTTGGAGGATGGCGGGAAATTTTCCTGCCAACTGCCAACTCATGAAAAAGGGCGTCCAGTCGATGAAGTCCGTCAGGGTCTCCATTGGAATCGCCTCAAATACCCGAACCCCAATAAAAGAGGGTTTTGGAGGGGTATAGGTAGTCCAGTCCAGTTTTTGCTTATTGGCCCTAGCTTCGGACAGGCTCAGGTATTTCTTATGAGCGGTGCGCCCTGCCCGCTGATCCCGGATCTCCTGATAAGAAGCTTTAACATCCAGGATATAGTCTGCGCTCACATTGGCATCTCCACTCAACAAATTCGAAACCACTGTCACTGCCCGGGAAGCATCCAGCACGTGAACGACGGCTCCCTTGTATCCCGGTTCTATCTTTACAGCCGTGTGTGTCTTGGAGGTCGTCGCGCCACCAATGAGCAATGGAAGGGTAAAACCTTGCCTTTGCATTTCTTTGGCCACATACACCATCTCATCCAGAGAGGGCGTAATCAAACCACTTAGACCAATTATATCTACCTTCTCTTGTATCGCTACTTCCAGGATTTTACTGGCTGGCACCATTACCCCAAGGTCGATGATATCATAGTTATTGCAACCCAAGACCACTCCGACGATGTTTTTCCCGATATCATGCACATCTCCTTTAACTGTTGCCAGTAATATTTTACCTTTTGCCGTTTTTTCGCCAACTTTCTTTTCGGCTTCGATAAAGGGCGTCAAATAGGCAACCGATCTTTTCATCACCCTTGCACTCTTGACCACTTGCGGTAAAAACATTTTCCCACTACCAAATAGGTCTCCCACAATATTCATCCCATCCATCAGCGGTCCTTCAATGACTTCAATCGGGCGGGTATATTTTTGGCGTGCTTCTTCTGTGTCTTCCTCCACATAATCGGTGATGCCACGAACCAAGGCATGGGACAAGCGTTCCTCCACGGTCCCTTCTCGCCAGCCTAAATCCTTTTGGAGGGTTCGACCGCCCGTACCGATAAATCCTTCCGCAAAATCTGTCAGCCTTTCCGTGGCATCGCTTCTCCTGTTAAAAAGTACATCTTCTACCCGTTCCAATAATTCTTTTGGAATTTCCTCATACACTTCAATCATGCCTGCATTGACAATCCCCATATCCATTCCCGCCTGGATGGCATGGTACAAAAAGGCAGCATGCATGGCTTCGCGTACCACATTATTGCCCCGAAAAGAGAAAGAAATATTACTCACCCCTCCGCTAATCTTGACACCAGGGCATAGTTGTTTGATTTGACGGGTTGCTTCTATAAAATTAATGGCATACTCATTATGCTCTTCAATGCCCGTTGCTACGGCAAAAATATTGGGATCAAAAATGATGTCCTGAGGAGGAAAACCGATTTGGGTGGTCAAAATATCGAAGGCTCTTTTACAGATGCTTACCTTTCGTTCGATGGTATCGGCCTGGCCTTTTTCATCAAAAGCCATCACCACTGCAGCGGCGCCATAACGCCGAACGAGCTTGGCTTGCCGGATAAACTCCGCTTCGCCTTCTTTGAGAGAAATCGAATTGACAATACATTTGCCCTGAACGCATTTCAGTCCCGTCTCGATGACATTCCATTTGGAGGAGTCAATCATGATGGGTAACTTGGCAATATCTGGTTCGGCCATGACTAAGTGAAGAAAATGGGCCATGGCTTTTTCGGAGTCCAGCAACCCTTCATCCATGTTTACATCAATAATTTGGGCGCCACCCTCCACCTGGTGTTGGGCCACACTCAGTGCCTCATTCATTTTTCCTTCCTTGATCAAACGGGCAAATTGGCGAGAACCCGTGACATTTGTTCTTTCTCCAACGTTTACAAAATTGGTTTCCGGGCGTATGGTCAATGGCTCCAACCCACTCAATTGGGTGTATTGATGCCCCTTGGGGATTAACCTCGGTTTTAACCCTTCCACTCCTTTCACCATGGCAGCAATATGCGCGGGAGTCGTTCCGCAGCAACCACCAATGATATTGACAAATCCGTTACTGGCAAAATCGCGGATATAATCACTCATTTCGCTGGCGCCTTGGTCATATTCACCAAATTCGTTGGGCAAGCCGGCATTGGGGTAGGCACTAACATAGCAGGTTGCCACTTTTGAAAGGGCTTCCAGGTGAGGGCGCATTTCCTTGGCCCCCAGGGCACAATTCAGTCCGACACTCAGCAAATCTATATGGCTGATGGACACCCAGAATGCTTCTACCGTTTGCCCG from Saprospiraceae bacterium encodes:
- the metH gene encoding methionine synthase — encoded protein: MKNNLRELLKERILVIDGAMGTMIQTYKLDEADYRGERFAQYDRDVKGNNDLLSLTQPQIISAIHKAYLAAGADILETNTFSSTSIAQADYGMEELAYELNFASAQIAKQAVVDYMAEHPGKPRFVAGALGPTNRTASLSPDVNDPGYRAVSFDQLKDAYYDQARGLVDGGVDILLVETIFDTLNAKAALFAIDTLLEERGLQLPIMVSGTITDASGRTLSGQTVEAFWVSISHIDLLSVGLNCALGAKEMRPHLEALSKVATCYVSAYPNAGLPNEFGEYDQGASEMSDYIRDFASNGFVNIIGGCCGTTPAHIAAMVKGVEGLKPRLIPKGHQYTQLSGLEPLTIRPETNFVNVGERTNVTGSRQFARLIKEGKMNEALSVAQHQVEGGAQIIDVNMDEGLLDSEKAMAHFLHLVMAEPDIAKLPIMIDSSKWNVIETGLKCVQGKCIVNSISLKEGEAEFIRQAKLVRRYGAAAVVMAFDEKGQADTIERKVSICKRAFDILTTQIGFPPQDIIFDPNIFAVATGIEEHNEYAINFIEATRQIKQLCPGVKISGGVSNISFSFRGNNVVREAMHAAFLYHAIQAGMDMGIVNAGMIEVYEEIPKELLERVEDVLFNRRSDATERLTDFAEGFIGTGGRTLQKDLGWREGTVEERLSHALVRGITDYVEEDTEEARQKYTRPIEVIEGPLMDGMNIVGDLFGSGKMFLPQVVKSARVMKRSVAYLTPFIEAEKKVGEKTAKGKILLATVKGDVHDIGKNIVGVVLGCNNYDIIDLGVMVPASKILEVAIQEKVDIIGLSGLITPSLDEMVYVAKEMQRQGFTLPLLIGGATTSKTHTAVKIEPGYKGAVVHVLDASRAVTVVSNLLSGDANVSADYILDVKASYQEIRDQRAGRTAHKKYLSLSEARANKQKLDWTTYTPPKPSFIGVRVFEAIPMETLTDFIDWTPFFMSWQLAGKFPAILQDEIVGTEAQKLYNDARSMLRRIIDEKWLEARAVVGIFPANASTDDDFELYADEERTEVRAVLHHLRQQQQKAPGRPNHSLADYIAPKSSGVEDYLGAFAVTAGIGIEKWIEKFETEHDDYQSIMLKSLADRLAEATAEYMHYKVRTELWGFAAAENLTNEDLISEKYQGIRPAPGYPACPEHTEKRTLWTLLEVEKNIGMQLTESCAMYPASSVSGWYFAHPEAKYFGLGQITSEQVEDYAKRKGMSQEEAERWLSPVMLD